DNA sequence from the Sulfurimonas sp. HSL3-7 genome:
CTCAGCATAGAGGGACTCGGCAAAGATCTTCGAGCTGACGACGTAACCGCCGACCTTCATGTGAAGACCGCCCATTCCGAAGTCACCGAGGAAAGACTCGTTCGAGATCCACTGCATATCAGCCAGATCACGCACGCCTGCTTTTTTCAGCTCATGTTCGACATTAAAAATGTACTCAAACGCAGCACCCTGACAGGTACACATACCGTGTCCTGTACCGATTAAAAACGTCTGACGCTCCCCTTTTTTCATCTTCTCGATAGCTTCTTGCAGCTTCTCGTTAGCATGAACCGCGTGATCCGCCGTACAAACAGAGACCGTGTGCTCGCCAAGTTCTGCTCCTTCTCCAAGGCCAGGTGTCGCACCGAAATTCAGCTTTGGACCTGTCGCATTGATCACATAATCATACGTCACATCTTCGGTTTCACCCGCTTTGCCCTGACCCGTATATTCGATCGTTACAAAAGGTTTCGCTTCGCTTGCACTTCCCTCAGGGTTCAGGGAGACCGCTTTTGCCTGTTTATAAGTAATACCTGCTTTTCTATAGACAGGATCAAGCTCAAAAGTAACCTCTTCTTTGCTCATCTGACCAACACCGACCCAGATATTTGAAGGGATCCAGTTCCATTTTGAGTTTGGTGTAACGACAACAACCTCATGTCCATTACCCAGCCACTTTGCAGCAAATGTTGCCGCCGTGTGTCCTGAAACACCACCGCCTAATACAACGACTCTAGCCATCTTTTCTCCTTTTGTAAATAACGATTAATTTATTACTAAAACCACTTTATCGCAAATCCATCACAATCTTATCACAAATTCTAATACAACATGAATTTTTGCGATAATTCCATGAATTTATAGCAGATTTTACACACTGTTGACGTAAAAACATGTCAAAAATCAAACGGAGGATGCACAAGGTGATGGAATCACCCACTGGAGGGAAATTGAGAGCGATTTATTCGGATGAAAAACATCCCTTTTGAATGCAGGAAAAGAGAAAATCGCATCAAATCGGTATCTTTGATACGAAGATCTGAAACAGTGTTTTTTTCAGAAGCTAAAAGCGCTGTTCAACGCATGAAAGCACTGCTAGTTCGCCAAAATCTTTTCAACGATCTCATAGACGTTATTTGAGATCTCTTTCTCGCTTAGGATCATCTCCAAGGCTTCTTTCATCAATGTTCTGTTTTCATGATTTAGACGGCCATAGCTCTTGAACGCGCCAGCCAATCCCGAAGCGATCTGCGGGTTGATCGCATCAAGTTCGATCACCTTCTCTGCCAGAAACGCATAGCCGTGACCGGTCGGAGCATGGAACGCCACCGCGTTGCGGGCAAACACACCCAGTAGGGCCCTGACCAGGTTCGGCACTTTGACATCGTAAACAGCATCGTTCTGCAGGGCCTGGACACGGTCAATCGTCCCTTCGCGTTCCGATGCCGCCAATACCGATAGGTATTTGTTCATCACCAGGGTATCGTCTTTATAACGCTCATAAAAGTGCGCCAGCGGCTCTTCTGCCAGGTGCGGGGCGAAATTCTCCAAAAGGTCGAGCGCCACAATCCGGTCGGTCATCATCACACTCTCTTCATACTGTTTCAGACAGAGGGCATTGATGGCCTCGTCTTCAAGACATACAAGATAGCTCAGCACGGCATTTTTCATCGCTCTCTCACCCATGCTTTGTGTATCGAGCCCGCTGTTTTGCGCT
Encoded proteins:
- a CDS encoding FAD-dependent oxidoreductase, encoding MARVVVLGGGVSGHTAATFAAKWLGNGHEVVVVTPNSKWNWIPSNIWVGVGQMSKEEVTFELDPVYRKAGITYKQAKAVSLNPEGSASEAKPFVTIEYTGQGKAGETEDVTYDYVINATGPKLNFGATPGLGEGAELGEHTVSVCTADHAVHANEKLQEAIEKMKKGERQTFLIGTGHGMCTCQGAAFEYIFNVEHELKKAGVRDLADMQWISNESFLGDFGMGGLHMKVGGYVVSSKIFAESLYAERGVEWTVGAHVSKVESGKVEYELLDGSKGEKQFDFAMLIPPFAGVGLKAYGKDGADITDTVFAPNGFMKVDANYNAGSYENWKASDWPRTYQNPTYSNMFACGIAFAPPHIISKPMSSPNGTPINPTPPRTGMPSGIIGKAVAHSVCDLITKGEGAHLHEASMAEMGAACVASAGKGLTTGTAAAMTVYPVVPDFDKYPGTGRDTDYTFGEIGLAGHWIKHILHHMFIYKAKLKPGWGLIPE